The genomic DNA CATTGGGCAGTATTATCAAACTAGTGCCTCACGCCCCTTCCCTCTTGCTTGATGCCGGTGCCAATTCCGACTGCCGCCCAATTCATCTGGCTGAATTCGCCCGTTTGGGCAATATTTATGCCAAATACGTGATGGGAATTGAAACACCAAGGGTTGGGCTTATGAGCAACGGCTCGGAAGAAACCAAAGGTAATAAACTCGTGGTTGAAACCCACCAATTACTCAAAAAAATGCCTAATATCAGATTTATCGGTAATATTGAAGGCCATGACCTGGTACGTGATACTGCCGATGTGATTGTGGTTGACGGTTATACCGGAAATATATTAATTAAGGCTTTTGAAGGACTGGGGGATTCTATTATTAAGATCAGACAAGTTGGCCAGGCAGTGACTTCCGCATCTCACCTGAGGGGAAGGGAACTGCTGGTTGATGTTGGGATCGGTCACATGGCCAAAAGTATGGACTTTCGCGAATACGGTGGTGCCTGCCTTCTAGGCGTCAAAGGCACCGTCATTGTGTCTCACGGCCGTTCTCGGGCTAAGGCCATAAAAAACGCAATACTAACTGCCAAAAGAACCGTGGAACAACGGATTCCCGAATTGATTGCTGAGGAGGTAAAAGAACATGCCAGCTCCATCACAGTATGATGTAATTATTATCGGCGGTGGCCCAGCCGGACTTACCGCCGGCCTATATACTGGCCGAGCCAAGCTCAAAACTGCCATTATTGAAGGCAGTGCAATTGGCGGGCGAATGGCCGAGGCTTGGGAGATAGAAAATTACCCCGGTATCGTTGAACCGATAAACGGTTACGACCTGACTCAGAAAATGCATGAACAGACTATTAAGTTCGGTGTAGAACACATTCAGACCGGCGTTACCGGGATTGATCTGGCTGACGGTCATAAAATTGTTAAGACGGCCTTGGGTGACTACGCGGCAAGAGCGTTAATTATCGCCGGCGGGTCCGAGCGACGCAAGCTCGGCGTCCCAGGTGAAAAGGAACTGGCGGGACGCGGGGTTTCTTTTTGCGCGACCTGTGACGGCCCCTTTTTTCGTAACAAAATAGTAGCTGTTATCGGGGGCGGGAACGGCGCTCTGAACGAAGCTATACACCTGACTCATTTCGCAGAGAAGATCTATATTATTCACCGCCGCGACAAATTACGAGCCACCCCCGTTCTTCAGGAAAAAGCGAAAGCCGACAACAAAATTGAATTCCTTTGGAATACTGATGTCACAGCTATTGAAGGTGACGGCACCGTGGAACGCCTGAAACTGAAAAATGTATTAAACGGTAAAGAAACTATCCTGCCGGTAGGCGGCGTATTTGTAGCCGTCGGCCTGATTCCCAATACGGATTACCTTAAAGGGGTAGTTGAACTCAACAAAGTTGGCGCTGTAATCACCAATGAAAATATGGAAACCAATATTCCGGGAGTGTACGCCGCCGGTGATGTCAGGGCAAACTCGGTACGGCAGGTTGTAACGGCAGCCGGTGACGGCGCCACGGCTGCATCTAATGCCCAGGACTACCTGTCCGGAATTAAAGTTTAAGGAACAACAACTAGATGAAAGTTATTTTTTTAAAAGACGTACCGAATATCGGTAAAACCGGTCAAATCAAAGAAGTGCCGGACGGTTATGCCAGGAATTTCTTGTTAAAATCCGGTTTTGCCGCGCCGGCGACAAAAGAAGCAACCGCCCATATCCAATCACAAATTGAAGCCGAGCGCAAAAAACAAGCAAATTTAGAAGCTGAACTGGCCGCTACTGCTGAATTGCTGGAAAAGCTGACAGTTGAAGTTGCAGGTAAGACAGGGGCCGGTGAAAAGCTATACGGCTCAATCACTACCACGGAAATAGCTGCTGCGGTCAAAGCCGCCAGCGGCTATGCCCTAGATAAAAGGAAGATTGAGATTGACGAACCAATCAGGCAGCTTGGCGTTTATCCGGTTACGGTACGGCTGTCGGCTTCCTTGACTCCGGTGATCAAGGTTAAAGTCGTCGCAAAAGGGAGTTAGGTTTTGGTGGAAAACCGGCTGCCACCCCATGATATTGCCGCTGAAGAAGCGGTTAATGGCTCGTTGCTGATAGACGGCAAGGTGATTTATGAGCTGGTCACCTTCCTAAAACCACAGGATTTTTATTCTGATTCCGGGAAATTTGTATATGAAGCCGCATTATCGCTTTTTCAGCGGGGAGCGGGCATTAACCAAGTCACTATTGCCCAGGAATTAGGGCGACTACAGAAACTTGAAGCCATCGGCGGCGCGGCTTATTTGTCGCACCTCATAAGCACCGTACCAACATCGCTGGATGCCGAACATTACGCCCGTATTGTTTATAATCTTGCAGTATCTCGGTTATTGATTACCGCCGGTACTCAAATTACTAATATCGGCTATACCGCCAGCCCAGAGCCTTCGGCCGCTATCGCCAATGCGGAATCACTGCTATTTAATTTACGCAATGAGCGTACATCGCTTGATTTCGTACACATCAAGAACATTCTCAGTAAATATCTGGAACCTCCTCCAGACCGGGAGCAACTGGAAACGGTCCCCACAGGATTTCATGGACTGAATGACTATATAGGTGGAATGAACCGGGGCGATTTGATTATTGTCGCGGGTCGCCCCAGTATGGGTAAAACGTCTTTCGGCCTGAATATCGCCCGAAACGCCGCAGTAGATCATCATGCCTGCACAGCTATTTTCAGCTTGGAAATGTCAGCCGAATCTCTGGTTCAACGTTTGGTCTCCTCGGAATCCGGCATTAACACCCGATATTTCCAACCTGGTCTTTCAACGCCCGACGAAGAAAACAAAATCATGCACGCCATTGGCAACTTGTCGGAGGCCCCGGTTTACATTGACGACAGCCCACAACTCAG from Dehalogenimonas sp. W includes the following:
- the dnaB gene encoding replicative DNA helicase, whose protein sequence is MENRLPPHDIAAEEAVNGSLLIDGKVIYELVTFLKPQDFYSDSGKFVYEAALSLFQRGAGINQVTIAQELGRLQKLEAIGGAAYLSHLISTVPTSLDAEHYARIVYNLAVSRLLITAGTQITNIGYTASPEPSAAIANAESLLFNLRNERTSLDFVHIKNILSKYLEPPPDREQLETVPTGFHGLNDYIGGMNRGDLIIVAGRPSMGKTSFGLNIARNAAVDHHACTAIFSLEMSAESLVQRLVSSESGINTRYFQPGLSTPDEENKIMHAIGNLSEAPVYIDDSPQLRISEIRAKARRLNFENKLDLIIVDYLQLLQGESSNGRDNRVQEISYISRALKGIARELNVPIIALSQLSRAVEGRPSHLPQLSDLRESGSIEQDADIVIFIYREEVYYKPEEWAAQFPDKEYPSELADIIIAKHRNGPIGTVKVRFRHALTKFENLQSVAEIG
- the plsX gene encoding phosphate acyltransferase PlsX — encoded protein: MRIAVDASGGDYAPYEIVKGAIKAAQELKDKGVEIILVGKRPVLHVQAGKHLKKLNLSIVHAPQNIEFTEHPVEALKNKPKSSIAVGTMMVKEGLADAFVSAGSTGAVLCAAYLLLGKIDGIERPALGSIIKLVPHAPSLLLDAGANSDCRPIHLAEFARLGNIYAKYVMGIETPRVGLMSNGSEETKGNKLVVETHQLLKKMPNIRFIGNIEGHDLVRDTADVIVVDGYTGNILIKAFEGLGDSIIKIRQVGQAVTSASHLRGRELLVDVGIGHMAKSMDFREYGGACLLGVKGTVIVSHGRSRAKAIKNAILTAKRTVEQRIPELIAEEVKEHASSITV
- the rplI gene encoding 50S ribosomal protein L9 yields the protein MKVIFLKDVPNIGKTGQIKEVPDGYARNFLLKSGFAAPATKEATAHIQSQIEAERKKQANLEAELAATAELLEKLTVEVAGKTGAGEKLYGSITTTEIAAAVKAASGYALDKRKIEIDEPIRQLGVYPVTVRLSASLTPVIKVKVVAKGS
- the trxB gene encoding thioredoxin-disulfide reductase, whose product is MPAPSQYDVIIIGGGPAGLTAGLYTGRAKLKTAIIEGSAIGGRMAEAWEIENYPGIVEPINGYDLTQKMHEQTIKFGVEHIQTGVTGIDLADGHKIVKTALGDYAARALIIAGGSERRKLGVPGEKELAGRGVSFCATCDGPFFRNKIVAVIGGGNGALNEAIHLTHFAEKIYIIHRRDKLRATPVLQEKAKADNKIEFLWNTDVTAIEGDGTVERLKLKNVLNGKETILPVGGVFVAVGLIPNTDYLKGVVELNKVGAVITNENMETNIPGVYAAGDVRANSVRQVVTAAGDGATAASNAQDYLSGIKV